In a genomic window of Xylophilus rhododendri:
- a CDS encoding hydantoinase B/oxoprolinase family protein: MKQDLPTVSPITISLVWNNLVSIAEEMGSTLRRTAFSEAVREADDFSTGVFDRHGRLLSQGNFTPGHLGSMPAVVRTVSAMYPGDSLQPGDAIVTNDSALGSGHYPDFYMVHPAFIDGVFWGWIVNIAHQVDVGGAAPGSQKVIGVTEAYQEGIRILPVKMIRAGVFDPEIMRILTGNIRLPDAVVGDLAAQRNANEVGVARYAELVKSVGAGVLDACIDHILDASEKRMRERIAEIPDGRYSFDDYLDGIGEGEGGLIPVAVDIEVAGDRLSIDFSRSGDQVGAAINAYFNFTRAHGFFAVKCLTDPSLPQNDGGLRAIEVKARPGCFFNPQFPAPSGGRAAIQIRIFELINGAMAKALPHKTMAAFSHWSNPILSGIDDRTGKRFIYYDLLFGGYGARHDSDGLEGTAPVINCANIPVEVHEAGSPVVVHRLALLPDTGGAGRMRGGCGLAKDIELLSGSATLTLLGDRHVKPPHGMDGGGAGALASSILVRDGVETRLISKQMLDMKAGDLLRLRLAGAGGYGPAAERDPARLADDIADGYVSAAGAARDYPAL, from the coding sequence ATGAAGCAAGACCTTCCCACCGTCAGCCCCATCACCATCTCGCTGGTCTGGAACAACCTCGTCTCGATCGCCGAGGAGATGGGCTCCACCCTGCGCCGCACCGCCTTCTCCGAAGCCGTGCGCGAGGCCGACGACTTCTCCACCGGCGTGTTCGACCGACACGGCCGGCTGCTCTCGCAGGGCAACTTCACGCCCGGCCACCTGGGCTCGATGCCGGCGGTGGTCAGGACCGTGTCGGCCATGTACCCCGGCGACAGCCTGCAGCCGGGCGACGCCATCGTCACCAACGACAGCGCGCTGGGCTCGGGCCACTATCCCGACTTCTACATGGTGCACCCGGCCTTCATCGACGGCGTGTTCTGGGGCTGGATCGTCAACATCGCCCACCAGGTGGACGTGGGCGGCGCCGCGCCCGGCTCGCAGAAGGTGATCGGCGTGACCGAGGCCTACCAGGAGGGCATCCGCATCCTGCCGGTGAAGATGATCCGCGCCGGCGTGTTCGACCCGGAGATCATGCGCATCCTCACCGGCAACATCCGCCTGCCCGACGCGGTGGTGGGCGACCTGGCGGCCCAGCGCAACGCCAACGAGGTGGGCGTGGCGCGGTATGCCGAGCTGGTGAAATCGGTCGGCGCCGGCGTGCTCGACGCCTGCATCGACCACATCCTCGACGCCAGCGAGAAACGCATGCGCGAGCGCATCGCCGAGATCCCGGACGGCAGGTACAGCTTCGACGACTACCTCGACGGCATCGGCGAAGGCGAGGGCGGCCTGATCCCGGTGGCGGTGGACATCGAAGTGGCCGGCGACCGCCTGTCGATCGACTTCTCGCGCTCCGGCGACCAGGTGGGCGCGGCCATCAACGCCTACTTCAACTTCACCCGCGCGCACGGCTTCTTCGCCGTGAAGTGCCTGACCGACCCGAGCCTGCCGCAGAACGACGGCGGCCTGCGCGCCATCGAGGTCAAGGCGCGGCCGGGCTGCTTCTTCAACCCGCAGTTCCCGGCGCCCTCGGGCGGCCGGGCGGCGATCCAGATCCGCATCTTCGAGCTGATCAACGGCGCCATGGCCAAGGCCCTGCCGCACAAAACCATGGCGGCCTTCTCGCACTGGTCCAACCCCATCCTCTCGGGCATCGACGACAGGACCGGCAAGCGCTTCATCTACTACGACCTGCTGTTCGGCGGCTACGGCGCGCGCCACGACAGCGACGGCCTGGAGGGCACGGCGCCGGTGATCAACTGCGCCAACATCCCGGTGGAAGTGCACGAGGCCGGCAGCCCGGTGGTGGTGCACCGCCTGGCCCTGCTGCCCGACACCGGCGGCGCCGGCCGCATGCGCGGCGGCTGCGGCCTGGCCAAGGACATCGAGCTGCTCTCGGGCTCGGCCACGCTCACGCTGCTGGGCGACCGCCACGTCAAGCCGCCGCACGGCATGGACGGCGGCGGCGCCGGCGCGCTGGCCTCCTCCATCCTGGTGCGCGACGGCGTGGAAACCCGCCTGATCAGCAAGCAGATGCTGGACATGAAGGCCGGCGACCTGCTGCGCCTGCGCCTGGCCGGCGCCGGCGGCTACGGCCCGGCGGCCGAACGCGACCCGGCCCGCCTGGCCGACGACATCGCCGACGGCTACGTCAGCGCGGCCGGCGCGGCCCGCGACTACCCCGCCCTCTAA
- a CDS encoding hydantoinase/oxoprolinase family protein, whose product MIRLSFDIGGTFTDFVLEDQTRGVTRYWKTLSTPSAPEKAVVQGVKDLLAAEGVAASSVGMLLHATTVATNAILERKGSRTALITTEGFRDVLLLGRQKRYSTYNMHLAKPEPLIRRRDIFELPERSFLREKAHVAPVAAEVDALLGDIVARGYEAVAICLLHSYVNPAHERFVAERAAVLGLEIDVSLSSEVSPRFREYERTSTVVANAYVKPIVSRYVRRLDQALKAEGIAADLYIMQSNGGLVSPELATGLPVRIVESGPAAGVLMCRAIGREEAMPDLLTFDMGGTTAKLGAIDAGEPAILPTFEVDQVQYTKGSGLPLNISAIEMLEIGAGGGSIAMAELGAIRIGPESAGSEPGPVCYGRGGTRPTVTDANLVLGYLNPGAFNGGNMQLDLAGARRAVEIHLAQPLGISIEEAALGIHLMATSNMERALRVMSVERGRDPAKYALVGFGGAGPVHAARLARNLHIPTLVLPRGAGVGSAVGLLAADPKVDYTVTQVTAMEPGALAAVRRLHAELQGKAASDLDRLSRSEAREERFTATARYAGQGYEINVDVPDVALPEGAFLQAFQEAFGEAYRKAYGYHDAARAVEAVDWTFHGSMPLGAGLASPSRPSEGEPRIGTRTAWFTPGAPGEEIAIYDRYRLKAGQPVTGPCVIEEAETTILLLHGDVAELSAHGNLIVRIGAKA is encoded by the coding sequence ATGATCCGCCTTTCCTTCGACATCGGAGGCACCTTCACCGACTTCGTGCTGGAGGACCAGACCCGCGGCGTGACCCGCTACTGGAAGACCTTGTCCACCCCCTCCGCGCCCGAGAAGGCGGTGGTGCAGGGCGTGAAGGACCTGCTGGCCGCCGAGGGCGTGGCCGCATCGAGCGTCGGCATGCTGCTGCACGCCACCACCGTGGCCACCAACGCCATCCTGGAGCGCAAGGGATCGCGCACCGCGCTGATCACCACCGAGGGCTTTCGCGACGTGCTGCTGCTGGGCCGGCAGAAGCGCTACTCCACCTACAACATGCACCTGGCCAAGCCGGAGCCGCTGATCCGCCGGCGCGACATCTTCGAGTTGCCCGAACGCAGCTTCCTGCGCGAGAAGGCCCACGTCGCGCCGGTCGCCGCCGAGGTCGATGCGCTGCTCGGCGACATCGTCGCGCGGGGCTACGAGGCGGTCGCCATCTGCCTGCTGCACTCCTATGTGAACCCGGCGCACGAACGCTTCGTCGCCGAACGCGCCGCCGTGCTGGGCCTGGAGATCGACGTATCGCTCTCCAGCGAGGTGTCGCCGCGCTTCCGGGAATACGAGCGCACCTCCACCGTGGTGGCCAATGCCTACGTCAAGCCCATCGTCTCGCGCTACGTCAGGCGCCTGGACCAGGCGCTCAAGGCCGAGGGCATCGCCGCCGACCTCTACATCATGCAGAGCAACGGCGGCCTGGTCTCGCCCGAACTCGCCACCGGCCTGCCGGTGCGCATCGTCGAAAGCGGGCCGGCCGCCGGCGTGCTGATGTGCCGCGCCATCGGCCGCGAGGAGGCCATGCCCGACCTGCTGACCTTCGACATGGGCGGCACCACGGCCAAGCTCGGCGCCATCGACGCCGGCGAGCCCGCCATCCTGCCCACCTTCGAGGTCGACCAGGTGCAATACACCAAGGGCTCGGGCCTGCCGCTGAACATCTCGGCCATCGAGATGCTGGAGATCGGCGCCGGCGGCGGCTCCATCGCCATGGCCGAGCTGGGCGCGATCCGCATCGGCCCCGAGAGCGCGGGCTCCGAGCCCGGCCCGGTCTGCTACGGCCGCGGCGGCACCCGGCCCACGGTGACCGATGCCAACCTGGTGCTGGGCTACCTCAACCCGGGCGCCTTCAACGGCGGCAACATGCAGCTCGACCTGGCAGGCGCCCGCCGCGCGGTGGAGATCCACCTGGCGCAGCCGCTGGGCATTTCCATCGAGGAGGCCGCGCTCGGCATCCACCTCATGGCCACCTCCAACATGGAGCGCGCGCTGCGGGTGATGTCGGTCGAGCGCGGCCGCGACCCGGCGAAATACGCGCTGGTGGGCTTCGGCGGCGCCGGCCCGGTGCATGCGGCCCGCCTGGCGCGCAACCTGCACATCCCCACGCTGGTGCTGCCGCGCGGCGCGGGCGTGGGCTCGGCGGTCGGCCTGCTGGCGGCCGATCCGAAGGTGGACTACACCGTGACCCAGGTCACCGCCATGGAGCCGGGCGCGCTGGCCGCGGTGCGCCGCCTGCATGCCGAACTGCAGGGCAAGGCGGCGTCCGACCTGGACCGGCTGAGCCGCAGCGAGGCCCGCGAGGAACGCTTCACCGCCACCGCCCGCTACGCCGGCCAGGGCTACGAGATCAATGTCGACGTGCCCGACGTGGCGCTGCCAGAGGGCGCCTTCCTGCAGGCCTTCCAGGAGGCCTTCGGCGAGGCCTACCGCAAGGCCTACGGCTACCACGACGCGGCGCGGGCGGTGGAGGCGGTGGACTGGACCTTCCACGGCTCCATGCCCCTGGGCGCCGGCCTGGCCTCGCCCTCGCGGCCTTCCGAAGGCGAGCCGCGCATCGGCACGCGCACCGCCTGGTTCACCCCCGGCGCGCCCGGCGAGGAGATCGCCATCTACGACCGCTACCGCCTGAAGGCGGGCCAGCCGGTCACCGGCCCCTGCGTCATCGAGGAAGCCGAAACCACCATCCTGCTGCTGCACGGCGATGTCGCCGAACTCAGCGCGCACGGAAACCTCATCGTCCGCATCGGAGCCAAGGCATGA
- a CDS encoding amino acid ABC transporter permease, whose translation MDAFLLNFLNFDILALVWPQLMRGLLVTAELSAVVVPLGLAVGLLVACAQSFGLRWLDIAMMAYVDFLRAFPPLVLLVFAYYALPFLGIELSTFMAVVLALVLNTSSYFAEVFRAGIESIPKGQVEASRSTGLNALQTLIHVVLPQAVRKMTPDLISNILETVKLTSLASVVTLPELLRVARMAQGNTFNATPLVAAALIYLVLLWPVVRMLSHLEQRSLAAR comes from the coding sequence ATGGACGCCTTCCTGCTCAACTTCCTCAACTTCGACATCCTGGCCCTGGTCTGGCCGCAGCTCATGCGCGGCCTGCTGGTCACCGCCGAGCTGAGCGCGGTGGTGGTGCCGCTGGGCCTGGCCGTGGGCCTGCTGGTGGCCTGCGCCCAGTCCTTCGGCCTGCGCTGGCTGGACATCGCCATGATGGCCTACGTCGATTTCCTGCGCGCCTTCCCGCCGCTGGTGCTGCTGGTCTTCGCCTACTACGCGCTGCCCTTCCTGGGCATCGAGCTGTCCACCTTCATGGCGGTGGTGCTGGCCCTGGTGCTCAACACCTCGTCCTATTTCGCCGAGGTGTTCCGTGCCGGCATCGAGAGCATTCCCAAGGGCCAGGTCGAGGCCAGCCGCTCCACCGGCCTGAACGCGCTGCAGACCCTGATCCACGTGGTGCTGCCGCAGGCCGTGCGCAAGATGACGCCCGACCTCATCAGCAACATCCTGGAGACCGTCAAGCTGACTTCGCTGGCCAGCGTGGTCACCCTGCCGGAGCTGCTGCGCGTGGCCCGCATGGCCCAGGGCAACACCTTCAACGCCACGCCGCTGGTGGCGGCCGCCCTGATCTACCTGGTGCTGCTGTGGCCGGTGGTGCGCATGCTGTCGCACCTGGAGCAGCGCTCCCTCGCCGCCCGTTGA
- a CDS encoding ABC transporter permease subunit (The N-terminal region of this protein, as described by TIGR01726, is a three transmembrane segment that identifies a subfamily of ABC transporter permease subunits, which specificities that include histidine, arginine, glutamine, glutamate, L-cystine (sic), the opines (in Agrobacterium) octopine and nopaline, etc.) produces MSPIVDNFFNPAFMLKYGPSIAFGLWETVQMAVLVVATGLAGGLLLAALRTFAFKPANFLIVVFADICRALPPLVLIIVCYFGLPLLGLRLPGFFVAWAVLSAILMAFAEEVFWAGLNSIHKGQWDAARSTGLGLARTLRLVILPQAVRVVVPPLTSRVVATVKNTALASTVAVPDMLSRASEALAEGANTTPLTMAAIGYLLLLLPLVLLSRRLERRYAWTAR; encoded by the coding sequence ATGTCGCCCATCGTCGACAACTTCTTCAACCCGGCCTTCATGCTGAAGTACGGGCCCTCGATCGCCTTCGGCCTGTGGGAGACGGTGCAGATGGCCGTGCTGGTGGTCGCCACCGGCCTGGCCGGCGGGCTGCTGCTGGCGGCGCTGCGCACCTTCGCCTTCAAGCCGGCCAATTTCCTGATCGTGGTCTTCGCCGACATCTGCCGCGCGCTGCCGCCGCTGGTGCTGATCATCGTCTGCTACTTCGGCCTGCCGCTGCTGGGCCTGCGCCTGCCGGGCTTCTTCGTGGCCTGGGCGGTGCTCAGCGCCATCCTCATGGCCTTCGCCGAGGAGGTCTTCTGGGCCGGCCTCAACAGCATCCACAAGGGCCAGTGGGACGCCGCCCGCTCCACCGGCCTGGGCCTGGCCAGGACGCTGCGCCTGGTGATCCTGCCGCAGGCCGTGCGGGTGGTGGTGCCGCCGCTGACCAGCCGCGTGGTGGCCACCGTCAAGAACACCGCCCTGGCCTCCACCGTGGCCGTGCCCGACATGCTCTCGCGCGCCTCCGAGGCCCTGGCCGAGGGCGCCAACACCACGCCGCTGACCATGGCCGCCATCGGCTACCTGCTGCTGCTGCTGCCGCTGGTGCTGCTGTCGCGCCGGCTGGAACGCCGCTACGCCTGGACCGCCCGCTGA
- a CDS encoding amino acid ABC transporter ATP-binding protein produces the protein MAAETWLAGEAARAAAPEAAPAKTVVELVKVRKSYGQTEVLKGIDLRVRQGECVFLIGPSGSGKSTLLRCCNRLEELSSGDVLVDGVNIYSPHVDVNRLRTQMGMVFQSFNLYPHMSALGNVTLALRHVLGKGREEADAIGHAMLKRVGLSDRAGHFPSQLSGGQQQRVGIARTLALQPKVVLFDEPTSALDPELVNGVLQTMRELRDSGMTMMVVSHEMRFAREAADTVVFMADGAIVEQGTAQQVFGQPQHARTREFLSQVER, from the coding sequence ATGGCGGCAGAGACCTGGCTGGCCGGCGAGGCGGCCCGGGCCGCCGCGCCCGAGGCAGCGCCGGCGAAGACGGTGGTCGAGCTGGTCAAGGTGCGCAAGAGCTACGGCCAGACCGAGGTGCTCAAGGGCATCGACCTGCGGGTGCGCCAGGGTGAGTGCGTCTTCCTGATCGGGCCCTCGGGCTCGGGCAAGAGCACGCTGCTGCGCTGCTGCAACCGCCTGGAGGAGCTGAGCTCCGGCGACGTGCTGGTCGACGGCGTGAACATCTACTCGCCCCATGTGGACGTGAACCGGCTGCGCACGCAGATGGGCATGGTGTTCCAGTCCTTCAACCTCTATCCGCACATGAGCGCCCTGGGCAACGTCACCCTGGCCCTGCGCCATGTGCTGGGCAAGGGGCGCGAGGAGGCCGACGCCATCGGCCACGCCATGTTGAAGCGCGTGGGCCTGTCCGACCGCGCCGGGCATTTCCCCTCGCAGCTCTCGGGCGGACAGCAGCAGCGCGTGGGCATCGCCCGCACCCTGGCGCTGCAGCCCAAGGTGGTGCTGTTCGACGAGCCCACCAGCGCGCTCGATCCGGAGCTGGTCAACGGCGTGCTGCAGACCATGCGCGAGCTGCGCGACAGCGGCATGACCATGATGGTGGTCAGCCACGAGATGCGATTCGCCCGCGAGGCGGCCGACACCGTGGTCTTCATGGCCGACGGCGCCATCGTGGAGCAGGGCACGGCGCAGCAGGTCTTCGGCCAGCCGCAGCATGCGCGCACGCGGGAGTTCCTCTCGCAGGTGGAGCGCTGA
- a CDS encoding substrate-binding periplasmic protein, with protein MPATRDLSRLRPLLFVSLLFCGAVHAEGKIVAASDVGYQPFSSAKPSGGYEGIDIDIAAALSKEMGKTIEVMDQPWSTTFAGLNAKKFDMVLSPAMITKERSEQVLFAQAYGDATYQFVLKKGGVKVSTPADLKGKVIAVNKGNLFDKWLTARQAEFGWTINRYDKNSDAIQSVASGQTDAALVYSAVAGYVAKQSPVLATSDYVINNGEVYGYGFRKDDKANRDAVDLALQCLKKNGTLAAIYKKWTGLEALPDGAMMKVSAGVGQPGFAGYDASVPAPKCK; from the coding sequence ATGCCTGCTACCCGAGACCTCTCCCGCCTGCGGCCCCTGCTCTTCGTGTCCCTGCTGTTCTGCGGCGCGGTCCACGCCGAGGGCAAGATCGTGGCCGCCTCCGACGTGGGCTACCAGCCCTTCTCCTCGGCCAAGCCCAGCGGCGGCTACGAGGGCATCGACATCGACATCGCCGCGGCGCTGTCCAAGGAGATGGGCAAGACCATCGAGGTGATGGACCAGCCCTGGTCCACAACCTTCGCCGGCCTCAACGCCAAGAAGTTCGACATGGTGCTGTCGCCGGCCATGATCACCAAGGAGCGTTCCGAGCAGGTGCTGTTCGCCCAGGCCTACGGCGACGCCACCTACCAGTTCGTGCTGAAGAAGGGCGGCGTGAAGGTCAGCACGCCCGCCGACCTCAAGGGCAAGGTCATCGCCGTCAACAAGGGCAACCTGTTCGACAAGTGGCTCACCGCCCGCCAGGCCGAATTCGGCTGGACCATCAACCGCTACGACAAGAACAGCGACGCCATCCAGTCGGTGGCCAGCGGCCAGACCGACGCCGCCCTGGTCTACAGCGCCGTCGCCGGCTACGTGGCCAAGCAGAGCCCGGTGCTGGCCACCTCCGACTACGTGATCAACAACGGCGAGGTCTACGGCTACGGCTTCCGCAAGGACGACAAGGCCAACCGCGACGCGGTCGACCTGGCCCTGCAGTGCCTGAAGAAGAACGGCACCCTGGCGGCCATCTACAAGAAGTGGACCGGCCTGGAGGCGCTGCCCGACGGCGCCATGATGAAGGTCAGCGCCGGTGTCGGCCAGCCGGGCTTCGCCGGCTACGACGCCAGCGTTCCCGCCCCGAAGTGCAAATGA
- a CDS encoding aminotransferase-like domain-containing protein: MLTRTASQTLTEQLAGRFAERIRARLLAPGARLPSVRECARQHEVSPHTVVAAYDVLLAQGLVEARRQRGFFVRDTLALPVPPAAAGQAPDAGPLPAGSGMHATALIRGMFHQSSRPQPGSGVLPADWIDLPALPAAVRKVAASKAWAKASLQYGEPMGDAGLRALLAHRLAAQHIPATAEQIMTTVGATHALDIVSRTLLKAGDPVLVEEPGWSVEFARLEALGMRVLPVPRRADGPDLDVMARYCQTHAPRLFVSVSVLHNPTGYSLAPGAAHRLLQLAQAFDFHIVEDDTYGHIAPEHATRLTALDGLQRTIYVGGFAKILAPNWRVGYLAAPAPLVERLLDTKLLATLTTPTLLEQALAICMEQGQLRRHAERVRIRLDAARNRSVELARAAGCVFAAEPAGLFGWVDTGVDTDLLAQRMFDDGYLLAPGALFLAGRQASTLMRINFATTQDAAFWSAFSRVRATL; the protein is encoded by the coding sequence ATGCTCACCCGCACCGCATCGCAGACCCTGACCGAGCAGCTGGCCGGCCGCTTCGCCGAGCGCATCCGCGCCCGGCTGCTGGCGCCGGGGGCCCGGCTGCCCTCGGTGCGCGAATGCGCGCGCCAGCACGAGGTCAGCCCGCACACGGTAGTGGCCGCCTACGACGTGCTGCTGGCCCAGGGCCTGGTGGAGGCGCGGCGCCAGCGCGGCTTCTTCGTGCGCGACACGCTGGCCCTGCCGGTGCCGCCCGCGGCTGCCGGCCAGGCGCCCGATGCCGGTCCGCTGCCGGCGGGCTCCGGCATGCATGCCACCGCGCTGATCCGCGGCATGTTCCACCAGTCTTCCCGGCCGCAGCCGGGCTCGGGTGTGCTGCCGGCCGACTGGATCGACCTGCCGGCCCTGCCGGCCGCCGTGCGCAAGGTGGCCGCCAGCAAGGCCTGGGCGAAGGCCTCGCTGCAATACGGCGAACCGATGGGCGATGCCGGCCTGCGCGCCCTGCTGGCGCACCGGCTGGCGGCGCAGCACATACCGGCGACGGCCGAACAGATCATGACCACCGTGGGCGCCACCCATGCGCTGGACATCGTCAGCCGCACCCTGCTGAAGGCCGGCGATCCGGTGCTGGTGGAGGAGCCGGGCTGGTCGGTGGAATTCGCCCGGCTCGAAGCCCTGGGCATGCGGGTGCTGCCGGTGCCGCGCCGCGCCGACGGGCCCGACCTGGACGTCATGGCGCGTTACTGCCAGACCCATGCGCCCAGGCTCTTCGTGAGTGTGAGTGTGCTGCACAACCCCACCGGCTACAGCCTGGCGCCGGGCGCGGCGCACCGGCTGCTGCAGCTGGCGCAGGCCTTCGATTTCCACATCGTCGAGGACGACACCTACGGCCACATCGCGCCCGAACACGCCACCCGGCTGACCGCCCTGGACGGCCTGCAGCGCACCATCTACGTGGGCGGCTTCGCCAAGATCCTGGCGCCCAACTGGCGTGTGGGCTACCTGGCCGCGCCGGCGCCCCTGGTGGAACGCCTGCTCGACACCAAGCTGCTGGCCACGCTGACCACCCCCACCCTGCTGGAGCAGGCTCTCGCCATCTGCATGGAACAGGGCCAGCTGCGCCGCCATGCCGAGCGGGTGCGCATCCGGCTGGATGCGGCGCGCAACCGCAGCGTGGAGCTGGCGCGCGCGGCCGGCTGCGTGTTCGCCGCCGAGCCGGCGGGGCTGTTCGGCTGGGTGGATACCGGGGTCGATACCGATTTGCTGGCCCAGCGGATGTTCGACGATGGCTATCTGCTGGCGCCGGGCGCCTTGTTCCTCGCCGGCCGGCAGGCGTCCACCCTGATGCGCATCAACTTCGCGACCACGCAGGACGCGGCCTTCTGGAGCGCCTTCTCGCGGGTGCGCGCCACGCTCTAG
- a CDS encoding FAD-linked oxidase C-terminal domain-containing protein, whose amino-acid sequence MDITAAPPTATEQRAAVAALSQVLPAHAILWQSEDTTPYECDGLSAYRQRPMAVVLPETEDQVQAVLRTCHRLGVPVVARGAGTGLSGGALPHARGVTLSLARFNKILKIDARARTAIVQCGVRNLAISEAAAPHGLYYAPDPSSQIACTIGGNVAENSGGVHCLKYGLTVHNVLRARGFTADGEPVEFGSEALDVAGLDLLAVLVGSEGMLAVVTEVTVRLVPKPRLARCIMASFDDIRKAGDAVAAVIAAGIIPAGLEMMDKPMTIAVEDYVHAGYDLEAEAILLCESDGTPEEVAEEIDRMTAVLRGCGATAITCSADEAERLRFWSGRKNAFPASGRISPDYMCLDSTIPRKRLADILLAIQAMEQKYGLRCCNVFHAGDGNLHPLVLFDANDPDQLHRCELFGADILETSVAMGGTVSGEHGVGVEKLNSMCVQFSAEENAQMLGVKHAFDPASVLNPGKVIPTLARCAEYGREVVRGGVQRFAELPRF is encoded by the coding sequence ATGGACATCACCGCTGCGCCCCCCACCGCCACCGAGCAGCGCGCCGCCGTCGCCGCCCTTTCGCAGGTGCTGCCCGCGCACGCCATCCTGTGGCAGAGCGAGGACACCACACCCTACGAATGCGACGGCCTGAGCGCCTACCGCCAGCGGCCGATGGCCGTGGTGCTGCCCGAGACCGAGGACCAGGTGCAGGCCGTGCTGCGCACCTGCCACCGCCTGGGCGTGCCGGTGGTGGCGCGCGGCGCGGGCACGGGGCTGTCCGGCGGCGCCCTGCCGCACGCACGCGGCGTGACGCTGTCGCTGGCGCGCTTCAACAAGATCCTGAAGATCGACGCCCGCGCCCGCACCGCCATCGTGCAGTGCGGCGTTCGCAACCTGGCGATCAGCGAGGCGGCCGCGCCGCACGGCCTCTACTACGCGCCCGACCCGTCCAGCCAGATCGCCTGCACCATCGGCGGCAACGTGGCCGAGAACTCCGGCGGCGTGCACTGCCTGAAATACGGCCTGACGGTGCACAACGTGTTGCGCGCCCGTGGTTTCACCGCCGACGGCGAGCCGGTGGAGTTCGGCTCCGAGGCGCTGGACGTGGCCGGCCTGGACCTGCTGGCCGTGCTGGTCGGCAGCGAAGGCATGCTGGCGGTGGTGACCGAGGTCACCGTGCGACTGGTGCCCAAGCCACGCCTGGCGCGCTGCATCATGGCCAGCTTCGACGACATCCGCAAAGCCGGCGACGCGGTGGCCGCGGTGATCGCCGCCGGCATCATCCCGGCCGGCCTGGAGATGATGGACAAACCCATGACCATCGCCGTCGAGGACTATGTGCACGCCGGCTACGACCTGGAAGCCGAGGCCATCCTGCTCTGCGAATCCGACGGCACACCCGAGGAGGTGGCCGAGGAGATAGACCGCATGACCGCCGTGCTGCGCGGCTGCGGCGCCACCGCCATCACCTGCAGCGCCGACGAGGCCGAGCGCCTGCGTTTCTGGAGCGGCCGCAAGAACGCCTTCCCCGCCTCCGGCCGCATCAGCCCCGACTACATGTGCCTGGATTCGACCATTCCGCGCAAGCGCCTGGCCGACATCCTGCTCGCCATCCAGGCGATGGAGCAGAAGTACGGCCTGCGCTGCTGCAACGTCTTCCATGCCGGCGACGGCAACCTGCATCCGCTGGTGCTCTTCGATGCCAACGATCCGGACCAGCTGCACCGCTGCGAACTCTTCGGCGCCGACATCCTGGAGACCAGCGTGGCCATGGGCGGCACGGTGTCGGGCGAACATGGCGTGGGCGTGGAGAAGCTCAACAGCATGTGTGTGCAGTTCAGCGCCGAGGAGAACGCGCAGATGCTGGGCGTCAAGCATGCGTTCGACCCGGCCAGCGTGCTGAACCCGGGCAAGGTCATCCCCACCCTGGCCCGCTGCGCCGAGTACGGCCGGGAAGTGGTGCGCGGCGGGGTGCAGAGGTTTGCGGAGCTGCCCAGGTTCTAG